The Deinococcus wulumuqiensis R12 genome has a window encoding:
- a CDS encoding prolyl oligopeptidase family serine peptidase translates to MSTPYPESPRGDHADVYRDAEGREVRVPDPYRWLEDPDSPETRRWVQAQNERTEDFLSALPARAAYRERLTALWDYPRDGLPWERGGRYFRSFNPGLLAQPVLQTADSPSGPWRDLLDPNGLSGDGTVALMGASVSRDGARLAYATQSGGSDWLTWQVRDVASGQDVGGPLRWSKFSGAAWLPDGSGFFYSAYDAPGEGEALTGANRNQRLMFHRLGSAQGADELVLQRPDQPDWGFSADVTDDGAWLVVQVWLGTSPKNLLWVRPLGEHGPGSGDFQPLVDDFRAMFQVVGNDGDTLYLHTDEDAPLGKLTAWNIRTGERRDLIAQGVDKLEQVLTVPGGFLTVTLHDASHRLTLHDRAGQRQREIELPTLGTVMVSARQSSPEVFVAFTSFLQPTRPYRLELPGGALEPLADPALNFDAGAYEVTQEFAVSPDGTRVPMFIVARKGAPRDGSNRTLLYGYGGFGISLTPAFSASRLAWLERGGVFVQANLRGGGEYGESWHEAGTLRQKQNVFDDFAACAEHLTRQGWTRPERLAIQGGSNGGLLVGASITQRPELFGAAVAQVGVLDMLRYHLFTIGWAWASDYGRSDDPDMFATLLAYSPLHNLTEGTRYPATLITTGDHDDRVVPAHSYKFAAELQRVQSGEAPTLIRIQTRGGHGAGKPTALLIEEAADIWAFLEGALAGEAATEASFLP, encoded by the coding sequence ATGTCAACACCCTACCCGGAGTCGCCGCGTGGCGACCATGCCGACGTATACCGCGACGCCGAGGGCCGTGAGGTCCGGGTGCCCGACCCGTACCGCTGGCTGGAAGACCCGGACAGCCCGGAAACGCGGCGCTGGGTGCAGGCCCAGAACGAGCGGACGGAAGACTTTCTGTCGGCCCTGCCTGCCCGCGCCGCTTACCGTGAGCGCCTGACCGCGCTCTGGGACTACCCGCGCGACGGCTTGCCCTGGGAGCGCGGCGGGCGGTACTTCCGCAGCTTCAATCCGGGACTGCTGGCCCAGCCGGTGCTGCAAACCGCCGACTCGCCGAGTGGCCCCTGGCGCGACCTGCTCGACCCCAACGGCCTGAGCGGCGACGGCACGGTGGCCCTGATGGGCGCGTCGGTCAGCCGGGACGGAGCGCGGCTCGCCTACGCCACCCAGAGCGGCGGCAGCGACTGGCTGACCTGGCAGGTGCGCGACGTGGCGAGCGGGCAGGACGTGGGCGGGCCGCTGCGCTGGAGCAAGTTCAGCGGTGCGGCGTGGCTCCCGGACGGCAGCGGCTTCTTTTATTCCGCCTACGACGCCCCGGGCGAGGGCGAGGCGCTGACCGGCGCGAACAGGAATCAGCGGCTGATGTTTCACCGCCTGGGCAGCGCGCAAGGCGCCGACGAACTGGTGTTGCAGCGTCCCGACCAGCCCGACTGGGGCTTTTCTGCCGACGTGACCGACGACGGCGCGTGGCTGGTGGTGCAGGTGTGGCTGGGCACCAGTCCCAAGAACCTGCTGTGGGTGCGGCCCCTGGGTGAACATGGCCCCGGCAGCGGCGACTTTCAGCCCCTCGTGGACGACTTCCGGGCCATGTTCCAGGTGGTCGGCAACGACGGCGATACTCTCTACCTCCACACCGACGAGGACGCGCCCCTGGGCAAGCTGACGGCCTGGAACATCCGCACGGGCGAGCGCCGCGACCTCATCGCGCAGGGCGTAGACAAGCTCGAACAGGTGTTGACGGTGCCCGGCGGGTTCCTGACCGTCACGCTGCACGACGCCAGCCACCGCCTGACCCTGCACGACCGCGCGGGCCAGCGCCAGCGTGAAATCGAGTTGCCCACCCTCGGCACGGTGATGGTCAGCGCCCGGCAGAGCAGCCCCGAGGTGTTCGTCGCCTTCACGTCGTTTCTCCAGCCCACCCGCCCCTACCGGCTGGAACTGCCCGGCGGCGCTCTGGAACCGCTGGCCGACCCCGCCCTGAACTTCGACGCCGGCGCCTACGAGGTCACGCAGGAGTTCGCGGTCAGCCCCGACGGCACCCGCGTGCCGATGTTCATCGTGGCCCGCAAGGGCGCCCCCAGGGACGGCAGCAACCGAACGCTGCTCTACGGCTACGGCGGCTTCGGCATCAGCCTGACGCCGGCTTTCAGCGCTTCGCGGCTGGCGTGGCTGGAACGCGGCGGCGTGTTCGTGCAGGCCAACCTGCGCGGCGGCGGCGAGTACGGCGAAAGCTGGCACGAGGCGGGAACGCTGAGGCAAAAGCAGAACGTGTTCGACGACTTCGCTGCCTGCGCCGAGCACCTGACCCGGCAGGGCTGGACCCGCCCGGAGCGCCTCGCCATTCAGGGGGGGAGCAACGGCGGGCTGCTCGTCGGCGCGTCCATCACGCAGCGCCCGGAGCTGTTCGGGGCGGCGGTGGCGCAGGTCGGCGTCCTCGATATGCTGCGCTACCACCTCTTTACCATCGGCTGGGCGTGGGCGAGCGACTACGGGCGCAGCGACGACCCGGACATGTTCGCCACGCTGCTGGCCTACTCGCCGCTGCACAACCTCACAGAAGGAACGCGCTACCCCGCCACCCTCATCACCACCGGCGACCACGACGACCGGGTGGTGCCCGCCCACTCCTACAAATTCGCCGCCGAGTTGCAGCGCGTGCAATCGGGCGAGGCCCCGACCCTCATCCGCATTCAGACGCGGGGCGGGCATGGGGCCGGCAAACCCACCGCCCTGCTGATCGAGGAAGCCGCCGACATATGGGCCTTTCTGGAAGGAGCACTGGCGGGCGAAGCGGCTACGGAAGCGTCTTTTCTCCCTTGA
- a CDS encoding transposase — protein sequence MALPAHQHRFFAALIPLWQAIPGRINARNFSRYSGWNERTLRRWFQKTLPWAELHWGLLQLLVRLGVLEGRFILALDASFVPKSGKHTPGLGAFWNGALHRSETGLELSCLALLSWSGHHAFPVHVQQTQPRGQKADRLEQYLDQLVSFLEQRRTWLARHLRVVVADGQYAKTMFMDAVSREGYAFVTKMQCNANLLYPFTGAHPKRRGGRQKWAGKVDFINFDGWARVPGEDRERVWTRVVWAPRYARLLRVVVIQNVDRRGKVKGHVVLCSTDPTLPAEQIRALYSARFRLEFVFRDAKQFAGLNTCQLRRTVALENHWNAAFFALSLGRAEVLLEEAGRLQRPVSQMMFSYEDIKRRAYNRLFARRILRNLGLEARFHELEKHPSRPLDLGVKAA from the coding sequence TTGGCTCTGCCCGCCCATCAACATCGTTTTTTTGCTGCACTCATTCCGCTTTGGCAAGCCATTCCCGGTCGGATCAACGCCAGGAATTTCAGCCGCTACAGCGGCTGGAACGAACGGACGCTCCGTCGCTGGTTTCAGAAGACCTTGCCGTGGGCGGAGTTGCACTGGGGTCTGCTACAACTCTTGGTCCGACTGGGCGTGTTGGAGGGGCGCTTCATCTTGGCCCTGGATGCCAGCTTCGTTCCCAAGTCGGGCAAGCACACTCCGGGGTTGGGGGCCTTCTGGAACGGTGCATTGCACCGTTCCGAAACTGGGTTGGAGCTGTCGTGTCTGGCGCTGCTGAGCTGGTCGGGCCATCATGCGTTTCCTGTCCATGTACAACAAACTCAGCCACGTGGACAAAAGGCCGACCGCCTCGAACAGTACCTGGATCAGCTGGTCTCTTTCCTGGAGCAGCGCCGGACCTGGTTAGCCCGGCATCTCCGCGTGGTGGTCGCGGATGGTCAGTACGCCAAGACGATGTTTATGGACGCTGTAAGTCGCGAAGGCTACGCCTTCGTGACCAAAATGCAGTGCAACGCCAACCTGCTTTACCCCTTTACTGGCGCACACCCCAAGCGGCGGGGAGGCCGGCAGAAGTGGGCCGGGAAAGTCGATTTCATCAACTTTGATGGGTGGGCCCGTGTGCCGGGTGAGGACCGGGAACGGGTGTGGACGCGCGTCGTGTGGGCACCCCGTTACGCGCGGCTTCTCCGGGTCGTGGTCATCCAGAACGTAGACCGACGCGGCAAGGTAAAGGGGCACGTGGTGCTGTGCAGCACCGATCCGACGCTGCCAGCGGAGCAGATTCGGGCACTGTACAGTGCCCGGTTCAGGCTGGAATTTGTGTTCCGGGACGCCAAGCAGTTTGCGGGATTGAACACGTGCCAGCTTCGTCGCACCGTCGCGCTAGAAAACCACTGGAATGCCGCCTTCTTTGCACTGAGTTTAGGACGAGCAGAAGTCTTACTCGAAGAGGCAGGACGCCTCCAGCGTCCTGTCTCCCAGATGATGTTCTCCTACGAAGACATCAAACGACGGGCCTACAACCGGCTCTTTGCCCGCCGAATTCTTCGCAATCTCGGTCTTGAGGCACGATTCCACGAGTTAGAGAAACATCCGTCCAGGCCGCTCGACCTTGGCGTCAAAGCCGCCTAA
- a CDS encoding MFS transporter, producing MPTPTAPVLPPAAERARLAVSAVFLINGALFATWAVNIPGVRTALHLSEAQVGAALLAVGIGSLLSMPLTGGWIARVGSHRVTALLAPLTMLALVPPFLAPSLWPLSAALGVLGVLNGALDVAMNAQGVTVEKALGRPVMSRLHACFSLGGVVGAVLGTLLVGRVPMLAHVGGAALLSVLTALVAGRHLLPDDPAVPEQAADGTQESVPAPRSGLSPAALLLGGLCFLGMFSEGAHYDWATLYFRDVLGLPGGQAGLGYAAFVGTMTLGRWFGDRARTRFGDEAMVRAGALLSALGLGLALLARDPLPATLGFALSGLGLSNVVPVMYGAAGHALHGRGIAQVATIGYGGFLLGPPLIGFLAQRFGLPASLGLAAAGSALVAALGGLAFTLIRRSD from the coding sequence ATGCCCACGCCCACCGCACCTGTCCTGCCACCCGCCGCCGAACGTGCCCGTCTGGCGGTGAGCGCCGTGTTTCTCATCAACGGGGCGCTGTTCGCCACCTGGGCGGTCAACATTCCGGGGGTCAGGACGGCGTTGCACCTGTCCGAGGCGCAGGTGGGCGCAGCGCTGCTGGCTGTGGGCATCGGCAGCCTGCTGTCCATGCCGCTGACCGGGGGCTGGATTGCCCGCGTGGGCAGCCACCGGGTGACGGCGCTGCTCGCGCCGCTGACCATGCTGGCGCTGGTGCCGCCGTTTCTGGCGCCCTCGCTGTGGCCCCTGAGTGCCGCGCTGGGCGTGCTGGGGGTCCTGAACGGGGCGCTGGACGTGGCGATGAACGCGCAGGGCGTGACGGTGGAAAAGGCGCTGGGCCGCCCGGTGATGAGCCGCCTGCACGCCTGTTTCAGCCTCGGCGGGGTGGTGGGGGCGGTGCTGGGCACGCTGCTGGTCGGGCGGGTGCCGATGCTGGCCCATGTGGGCGGCGCGGCGCTGCTCTCCGTCCTCACGGCCCTGGTCGCCGGGCGCCACCTTCTGCCCGACGACCCGGCAGTGCCGGAGCAGGCAGCAGACGGGACGCAGGAGAGCGTGCCCGCGCCCCGCTCCGGCCTCTCCCCCGCCGCGCTACTGCTGGGCGGGCTGTGCTTTCTAGGCATGTTTTCCGAAGGCGCGCACTACGACTGGGCGACGCTGTATTTCCGTGACGTGCTGGGGCTGCCGGGCGGACAGGCGGGCCTGGGTTACGCGGCGTTCGTGGGCACCATGACGCTGGGCCGCTGGTTCGGGGACCGCGCCCGCACCCGCTTCGGCGACGAGGCGATGGTGCGGGCCGGGGCGCTGCTCTCGGCGCTGGGGCTGGGGCTGGCGTTGCTGGCGCGTGACCCGCTGCCCGCCACGCTGGGCTTCGCCCTTTCGGGCCTGGGCCTGAGCAACGTGGTGCCGGTGATGTACGGCGCAGCCGGCCACGCCCTGCACGGACGGGGCATCGCGCAGGTCGCCACCATCGGCTACGGCGGCTTTTTGCTGGGGCCACCGCTGATCGGGTTTCTGGCGCAGCGCTTCGGGCTGCCCGCCTCGCTGGGGCTGGCGGCAGCGGGGTCGGCACTCGTGGCGGCGCTGGGGGGCCTGGCCTTCACACTGATTCGGCGCTCGGACTGA
- a CDS encoding substrate-binding domain-containing protein: MPPAKAARPRATLRDVARAVGVSVATVSNAYNRPDQLSAELRGKVLAAARDLGYPGPDPLARSLRRGKTGVIGLVYDAPLEYAFADPAAALFLGSLSRSLRAEGLNLLLLSAPGDPAPVRSASVDGLILYCASEGSDLLGAVLERGLPTVLVDQRAQPGAVRVGIDDAGGARAAAEHLAALGHRDIGVLCLELGPQKPGGSEASAVRKEEATPSGPVSPAREAQVTYHTTAERLRGYRAGAAGLTLWPYECAQNTAADGEAQALALLGAHPEVTALLCMSDVLAQGAAQAAQVLGRRIPEDLSLVGYDDVPLSAALGLTTVWQPTAEKGRRVGEALLAQLSGTPNPEQRESDLLPTRLVVRGSTAGRKTGEGSGR, translated from the coding sequence ATGCCGCCCGCCAAAGCTGCCCGCCCCCGCGCCACGCTGCGCGACGTGGCCCGCGCCGTGGGGGTGTCGGTGGCGACGGTGAGCAACGCCTACAACCGCCCCGACCAGCTTTCGGCGGAGCTGCGCGGCAAGGTGCTGGCGGCGGCCCGTGACCTCGGCTACCCGGGGCCTGACCCGCTGGCCCGCAGCCTGCGCCGGGGCAAGACCGGCGTGATCGGGCTGGTGTACGACGCGCCGCTGGAATACGCCTTTGCCGACCCCGCCGCCGCGCTGTTTCTGGGCAGCCTCTCGCGCTCGCTGCGTGCCGAGGGCCTGAACCTGCTGCTGCTCTCGGCCCCCGGCGACCCGGCCCCGGTGCGCTCGGCCAGCGTGGACGGCCTGATTCTGTACTGTGCCTCGGAAGGCAGCGACCTGCTGGGGGCCGTGCTGGAGCGCGGGCTGCCGACGGTGCTGGTGGACCAGCGGGCGCAGCCGGGCGCGGTGCGCGTGGGCATCGACGACGCGGGCGGAGCGCGGGCCGCCGCCGAACACCTCGCCGCCCTCGGGCACCGGGACATCGGCGTGCTGTGCCTGGAACTTGGCCCCCAGAAGCCGGGCGGGTCAGAGGCGAGTGCGGTTCGGAAAGAAGAGGCGACCCCCAGTGGCCCGGTTTCGCCCGCGCGTGAAGCCCAGGTCACCTATCACACCACCGCCGAGCGGCTGCGCGGCTACCGGGCCGGGGCCGCCGGACTGACCCTCTGGCCCTACGAGTGTGCCCAGAACACCGCTGCCGACGGCGAAGCGCAGGCCCTGGCGCTGCTCGGCGCTCACCCCGAGGTCACGGCGCTGCTGTGCATGAGCGACGTGCTGGCCCAGGGCGCGGCGCAGGCGGCCCAGGTGCTCGGGCGCCGCATTCCGGAGGACCTCAGCCTGGTCGGATACGACGACGTGCCGCTCAGCGCCGCGCTCGGCCTCACCACCGTCTGGCAGCCCACCGCCGAAAAGGGGCGCCGGGTGGGAGAAGCGCTGCTGGCGCAGCTTTCGGGAACACCGAATCCGGAGCAGCGGGAATCGGACCTCTTGCCGACGCGGCTGGTGGTGCGGGGCAGCACGGCGGGCAGGAAAACGGGGGAGGGGTCCGGGCGCTGA
- the ndk gene encoding nucleoside-diphosphate kinase: MERTFAMIKPDGVRRGLTPEILARIHKKGYRVVGLKQMNITRETAEQHYGEHRERPFFGELVDFITGGPVVAIALEGNEAIAGWRAMMGATNPANAAPGTIRADFATTTGENVTHGSDSPESAQRELALFFKDGELLA, translated from the coding sequence ATGGAACGTACTTTTGCCATGATCAAGCCCGACGGAGTCCGCCGTGGTCTGACCCCTGAAATTCTGGCCCGCATCCACAAGAAGGGCTACCGCGTGGTCGGCCTCAAGCAGATGAACATCACCCGCGAAACCGCCGAGCAGCACTACGGCGAGCACCGTGAGCGCCCCTTTTTCGGTGAGCTGGTGGACTTTATCACCGGTGGGCCGGTCGTCGCCATCGCCCTGGAAGGCAATGAGGCCATCGCGGGCTGGCGGGCCATGATGGGCGCCACCAACCCGGCCAACGCCGCTCCCGGCACCATCCGCGCCGACTTCGCCACCACCACCGGCGAGAACGTGACCCACGGCAGCGACAGCCCCGAGAGCGCCCAGCGCGAACTGGCCCTGTTCTTCAAGGACGGCGAGCTGCTCGCCTGA
- a CDS encoding GGDEF domain-containing protein, with the protein MPESVSPPSPAVSALFARARAWLLSVVCVGYLLYAACSPLLLDQRVPLEGPRLMGVVVSAGMLVLALTGRLRAFWPRLAFQVLLAFLTLYGAQLTLQSGSLGEQVVYLLWAMVAFPSYVVLMGSRLGLVIGLLLIGAIGVMVTRTATLSPEQQLYWVTGLFVVLSLLLTHYLIAEFIERYLTIHERTSGELQAARLDALTGVAGRAALEGELQRALDAARRTNSPLSVILSDIDHFKQVNDVHGHGVGDDVLRAFAKRLRRNVGSAGTVGRWGGEEFMAVLPSVSRDDALALAERLRQSVSESAIAGLQITASFGVAALRPDDDLNQLFSRADERLYDAKNGGRNTVR; encoded by the coding sequence ATGCCTGAATCCGTCTCCCCACCTTCCCCTGCGGTGTCCGCGCTGTTTGCGCGTGCCCGGGCCTGGCTGCTGTCCGTGGTGTGTGTGGGGTACCTGCTGTACGCGGCGTGCTCCCCGCTGCTGCTCGACCAACGGGTGCCGCTGGAAGGCCCCCGGTTGATGGGCGTTGTGGTCAGCGCCGGGATGCTGGTGCTGGCGCTCACCGGCAGACTGCGGGCCTTCTGGCCGCGTCTGGCGTTTCAGGTGCTGCTGGCGTTTCTGACGCTGTACGGGGCGCAGCTCACGCTGCAGAGCGGCTCGCTGGGGGAGCAGGTGGTGTACCTGCTGTGGGCGATGGTGGCGTTTCCTTCCTACGTGGTCCTGATGGGTTCACGGCTGGGGCTGGTGATCGGGCTGCTGCTCATCGGCGCCATCGGCGTGATGGTGACGCGCACCGCCACGCTCTCGCCCGAGCAGCAACTATACTGGGTCACCGGCCTGTTCGTGGTGCTGTCGCTGCTGTTGACCCACTACCTGATTGCCGAATTCATCGAGCGCTACCTCACGATTCACGAGCGCACCAGCGGTGAGTTGCAGGCCGCCAGACTCGACGCCCTGACCGGCGTAGCGGGCCGTGCGGCGCTCGAAGGAGAACTGCAACGCGCCCTGGACGCGGCGCGGCGCACCAACTCGCCCCTGAGCGTGATTCTGTCCGATATCGATCATTTCAAGCAGGTGAACGACGTTCACGGGCACGGCGTGGGCGACGACGTGCTGCGGGCCTTTGCCAAGCGGCTGCGGCGCAACGTGGGCAGCGCGGGCACGGTGGGGCGCTGGGGCGGCGAGGAGTTCATGGCGGTGCTGCCCAGCGTCTCCCGTGACGACGCCCTGGCGCTGGCCGAGCGGCTGCGGCAATCGGTCAGCGAATCCGCCATTGCTGGCCTTCAAATCACCGCCAGTTTCGGGGTCGCGGCCCTGAGGCCGGACGACGATCTCAACCAGCTGTTTTCCCGTGCCGATGAGCGCCTGTACGACGCCAAAAACGGCGGGCGCAACACCGTGCGCTGA
- a CDS encoding FtsW/RodA/SpoVE family cell cycle protein, producing MSLQLLIAQVLLLLLGTLGIAAAEPDLINDHGLKAVLALMATFVVARVRPRLFLKWGTNVWIAALTLLVLVLFIGQGTQDSPGVRRWLSIGGQTFQPSEFAKLALVLQLASFFSRRGVQNKLLSATGMMVITTALIIFEPDLGTSVLTFGLGIIVMYAAGVRLFNIGGLVLALGLLSLPFVSGYLERHPYIVQRWTGHQTRDDQIVTGLDQIGKAHRDLNYGGWWGQGPDGPRWEYFAAHTDMVVAAVGFSSGLLGVLTLLFAYWLIVSTALQVAQLATRIRPMSAEIHGASILAIGCMFMVVGQAFVNLAVAAGLFPVTGVPLPLVSYGFSSMLTMSVALGIIHSAMREVRRQLPNEVKMDDFVGAAADD from the coding sequence GTGAGCCTGCAACTCCTGATCGCGCAGGTGCTGCTGCTGCTGCTCGGCACCCTGGGCATCGCCGCCGCCGAACCCGACCTCATCAACGACCATGGCCTCAAGGCCGTGCTGGCGCTGATGGCGACCTTCGTGGTGGCCCGCGTTCGCCCGCGCCTGTTTCTGAAATGGGGCACCAACGTCTGGATTGCGGCCCTGACCCTGCTGGTGCTGGTGCTGTTTATCGGGCAGGGCACCCAGGACAGCCCCGGTGTGCGGCGCTGGCTGAGCATCGGCGGGCAGACCTTCCAGCCGTCCGAGTTCGCCAAGCTCGCGCTGGTGCTGCAACTGGCTTCCTTTTTCTCACGCCGGGGCGTACAGAACAAGCTGCTCAGCGCCACCGGCATGATGGTCATCACGACCGCCCTGATCATTTTCGAGCCGGACCTGGGCACCAGCGTCCTGACGTTCGGGCTGGGCATCATCGTGATGTACGCCGCCGGGGTGCGGCTGTTCAACATCGGCGGACTGGTGCTGGCGCTGGGGCTGCTCTCGCTTCCCTTCGTCAGCGGCTACCTGGAACGCCACCCCTACATCGTCCAGCGCTGGACCGGGCACCAGACCCGCGACGACCAGATCGTGACCGGCCTCGACCAGATCGGCAAGGCCCACCGCGACCTGAACTACGGCGGCTGGTGGGGGCAAGGTCCCGACGGCCCGCGCTGGGAATACTTCGCGGCGCACACCGACATGGTGGTGGCGGCGGTGGGCTTTTCCAGCGGGCTGCTGGGCGTCCTCACGCTGCTGTTCGCCTACTGGCTGATCGTGTCCACCGCGCTGCAGGTCGCGCAGCTCGCCACCCGCATCCGCCCCATGAGCGCCGAGATTCACGGGGCGAGCATCCTCGCCATCGGTTGCATGTTCATGGTGGTGGGCCAGGCCTTCGTGAACCTCGCGGTGGCCGCCGGGCTGTTTCCGGTCACCGGCGTGCCGCTGCCGCTGGTCAGCTACGGCTTTTCCTCCATGCTCACCATGAGCGTGGCGCTGGGCATCATCCACTCCGCCATGCGTGAGGTGCGCCGACAACTGCCGAACGAAGTCAAGATGGACGATTTCGTGGGCGCGGCGGCAGACGACTGA
- the murD gene encoding UDP-N-acetylmuramoyl-L-alanine--D-glutamate ligase yields MNLGGRVLIYGLGRSGRGVARFLSKEGVRAFWHDLRPTPEDEALMEQLGHQRADLGGSYDVVVAAPGVPIDHRDLSVLAGRGAEIIGEVALAARLRPGLPLVGITGTAGKGSTTVLIAQLLRACGLRAREGGNIDPPLLDVVDDAEVAVVELSSFQLERVPGLRLPVAVITNLGVDHLDRHGSVENYHAAKLNITAGQRGGDVLVRPADLPVRTQAQTVAFTPERLALRGGQEVLTVAELPPGVHPANAAAALLAAEATLHFLGREVDPEVLAGALRSAQPVRGRFETVGQLGAVSFIEDSIATRTIAVESALRQAPPPIAWLVGGRDKGADLAPLRAAAEGRVVRVIAFGEDGEALARGLGLPFEIVRAETGDESMTGAVRAGWEALGGAGGAGTVLLAPVGTSFDQFRDYQQRGESFRRAVQALLAGAPGDGA; encoded by the coding sequence GTGAATCTGGGGGGCAGGGTACTGATCTATGGACTGGGGCGCAGCGGGCGCGGCGTGGCCCGTTTTCTGAGCAAGGAAGGCGTGCGGGCCTTCTGGCACGACCTGCGCCCGACACCCGAGGACGAGGCGCTGATGGAGCAGCTCGGGCACCAGCGGGCCGACCTGGGCGGCAGTTACGACGTGGTGGTGGCGGCGCCGGGCGTGCCCATCGACCACCGTGACCTGAGCGTGCTGGCCGGGCGCGGCGCCGAGATCATCGGTGAGGTGGCGCTGGCGGCCCGGTTGCGGCCGGGGCTGCCGCTGGTCGGCATTACCGGCACGGCGGGCAAAGGCAGCACGACGGTCCTTATCGCGCAGCTTCTGCGGGCCTGTGGTCTGCGGGCGCGCGAGGGCGGCAACATCGACCCCCCGCTGCTCGACGTGGTGGACGACGCCGAGGTCGCCGTGGTCGAACTCAGTTCCTTTCAACTGGAACGGGTGCCGGGGCTGCGGCTGCCGGTGGCGGTCATCACCAACCTGGGCGTGGACCACCTTGACCGCCACGGCAGCGTGGAGAACTACCACGCCGCCAAGCTGAACATCACGGCGGGGCAGCGCGGCGGCGACGTGCTGGTGCGCCCCGCCGACCTGCCTGTCCGGACGCAGGCGCAGACCGTGGCCTTTACCCCCGAGCGGCTGGCCCTGCGCGGAGGCCAGGAAGTGCTGACGGTGGCCGAACTGCCGCCCGGTGTTCACCCCGCCAACGCCGCCGCCGCGCTGCTCGCCGCCGAAGCGACGCTGCACTTCCTGGGACGCGAGGTGGACCCGGAGGTGCTCGCGGGCGCCCTGCGCTCGGCGCAGCCGGTCAGGGGCCGCTTCGAGACGGTGGGGCAACTGGGCGCGGTCAGCTTTATCGAGGACTCTATCGCCACCCGGACCATCGCGGTGGAGTCGGCCCTGCGCCAGGCTCCGCCGCCTATCGCGTGGCTGGTGGGCGGACGCGACAAGGGCGCCGACCTCGCCCCACTGCGGGCCGCCGCCGAGGGCCGGGTCGTGCGGGTCATTGCCTTCGGTGAGGACGGCGAGGCGCTCGCCCGTGGCCTGGGCCTGCCCTTCGAGATCGTCCGGGCCGAAACCGGCGACGAGAGCATGACCGGCGCGGTGCGGGCCGGATGGGAAGCGCTCGGCGGGGCAGGCGGCGCGGGCACGGTGTTGCTGGCCCCGGTGGGCACCAGTTTCGATCAGTTCCGAGACTACCAGCAGCGCGGCGAGAGCTTTCGCCGGGCGGTGCAGGCGCTGCTCGCCGGGGCGCCGGGAGACGGCGCGTGA
- the hisA gene encoding 1-(5-phosphoribosyl)-5-[(5-phosphoribosylamino)methylideneamino]imidazole-4-carboxamide isomerase, whose protein sequence is MTSPVPQVIPCVDIQSGRAVRLYEGDPDRETVYFDSPLAAARHWADLGAGFLHLVDLDAATGRGENRAVIAEIVRELGVPVEVGGGVRDRAAAQTLLDAGVQRVVIGTAAVRSPELVAELIADYGPGRVVVSLDARGLEVATHGWAEGSGVLVGELTPRLAGAGLHTLIFTDVTRDGTLRGLDRDLMRQVRGLWRGELIVGGGVADTDDVRLLAEEGIEGAIVGRAIYEGTLPYPVRL, encoded by the coding sequence ATGACGTCTCCTGTGCCGCAGGTCATTCCCTGCGTGGACATCCAGTCGGGCCGCGCCGTGCGGCTGTACGAGGGTGACCCCGACCGCGAAACCGTGTATTTCGACTCGCCGCTCGCCGCCGCCCGGCACTGGGCGGACCTGGGCGCCGGATTTCTGCATCTGGTGGACCTCGACGCCGCCACCGGACGCGGCGAGAACCGCGCCGTGATTGCCGAAATCGTGCGCGAACTGGGCGTGCCGGTCGAGGTGGGCGGCGGCGTGCGTGACCGGGCGGCGGCGCAGACCCTCCTGGACGCTGGCGTGCAGCGGGTTGTCATCGGCACGGCGGCGGTCCGCAGTCCCGAACTGGTGGCCGAACTCATCGCCGACTACGGACCGGGGCGGGTGGTCGTCAGCCTCGACGCGCGGGGGCTGGAAGTCGCCACGCACGGCTGGGCCGAGGGCAGCGGCGTGCTGGTGGGCGAGTTGACGCCCCGGCTGGCAGGTGCCGGGCTGCACACCCTGATTTTTACCGACGTGACGCGCGACGGCACCCTGCGCGGCCTGGACCGCGACCTGATGCGGCAGGTGCGTGGGCTGTGGCGCGGCGAGCTGATCGTGGGCGGCGGCGTGGCCGACACCGATGACGTGCGGCTGCTCGCCGAGGAAGGCATCGAGGGCGCCATCGTGGGCCGGGCCATCTACGAGGGCACGTTGCCGTATCCGGTGCGGCTTTGA
- the rpoZ gene encoding DNA-directed RNA polymerase subunit omega, which produces MAEKDIDKLLSLTDSKYRLSVVVAKRALQLRSGAPSVLPVEQRVRTHNLVTQAMRELATGQLTVGTNMIDEQRFHQDYVRQRQAQLQAQLNAERERERD; this is translated from the coding sequence ATGGCAGAAAAAGATATCGACAAGCTCCTTTCCCTGACCGACAGCAAGTACCGTCTGTCGGTCGTGGTCGCCAAACGTGCCCTGCAACTGCGCAGCGGCGCCCCCAGCGTGCTCCCCGTCGAGCAGCGGGTCCGCACCCACAATCTCGTCACCCAGGCCATGCGCGAACTCGCCACCGGCCAGCTGACGGTGGGCACCAACATGATCGACGAGCAGCGGTTCCACCAGGACTACGTGCGCCAGCGTCAGGCGCAGCTTCAGGCCCAGCTCAACGCCGAACGCGAGCGCGAGCGCGACTGA